The following coding sequences lie in one Pseudoxanthomonas sp. SE1 genomic window:
- a CDS encoding SMI1/KNR4 family protein, producing MNLPIPVEYEQFLATHGVFEGFTVGDDMPGYVALWPLAEISGNNADIVIQEHAPGYLAFAGNGGGEVLAFDATGAVYMLPLIGMEPRYAVRVANSSGDLAARFELAA from the coding sequence ATGAACCTACCGATCCCAGTTGAGTACGAGCAGTTCCTTGCAACTCACGGCGTATTTGAGGGTTTCACTGTCGGGGACGATATGCCCGGCTATGTTGCTCTTTGGCCGTTGGCCGAGATTTCTGGCAACAACGCAGACATTGTGATTCAAGAGCACGCGCCAGGCTACTTGGCTTTCGCTGGCAACGGCGGCGGTGAGGTTTTGGCTTTTGACGCTACTGGCGCCGTGTACATGCTGCCCCTCATTGGCATGGAGCCGCGCTACGCGGTTAGAGTGGCAAACTCGTCTGGGGATCTGGCTGCTAGATTTGAGCTAGCCGCCTAA
- a CDS encoding ribonuclease E inhibitor RraB translates to MTEFTEDWPDDADGGVFRKLAANAFDFSKQYSVDYNVDFESWPPQAAALDLLRAMYGELGLYPPDERGDGYVQFQVLGKVSYEGVTSVQRQASAAMEQFGGVCESWGVMH, encoded by the coding sequence ATGACAGAGTTCACTGAAGATTGGCCTGATGATGCGGATGGCGGCGTATTCCGCAAGCTCGCTGCCAATGCCTTCGATTTCTCCAAGCAGTACTCCGTCGACTACAACGTGGACTTCGAGAGCTGGCCCCCTCAGGCAGCCGCCCTCGACCTTCTTCGGGCAATGTATGGCGAGCTCGGCCTGTACCCGCCTGACGAGCGCGGCGACGGTTATGTCCAATTCCAGGTTCTAGGCAAGGTCTCATACGAGGGTGTGACATCAGTCCAACGCCAGGCTAGCGCGGCAATGGAGCAGTTCGGCGGCGTTTGCGAGTCTTGGGGAGTCATGCACTAA
- a CDS encoding T6SS immunity protein Tdi1 domain-containing protein has protein sequence MELIAIVKEAWGWTGLEPSQIVGDNDFGNLMVKDQSGRYWRLCPEDLYCKVVAQSREELDRLSQDQEFLRDWYMSELVQQARERLGPLGPGFKYCLKIPGALGGEYSGDNLAVISLSGLISASGDVAQQIEGLPDGAQVKLSIVD, from the coding sequence ATGGAACTAATCGCGATCGTCAAAGAGGCGTGGGGCTGGACTGGCCTGGAGCCTAGCCAAATCGTCGGAGATAACGATTTTGGCAACTTGATGGTCAAAGATCAGAGCGGACGCTACTGGCGTCTTTGCCCAGAGGATCTCTACTGCAAGGTCGTTGCGCAGTCGAGAGAGGAACTTGATCGACTTTCCCAAGACCAAGAGTTCCTGCGGGACTGGTATATGAGCGAGTTGGTTCAACAAGCCCGTGAGCGCCTCGGTCCGCTCGGCCCTGGCTTCAAGTACTGCCTCAAAATCCCGGGCGCACTTGGCGGAGAGTATAGTGGTGATAACCTCGCCGTCATCTCACTGAGCGGGCTCATCTCCGCTTCCGGCGACGTTGCTCAACAGATTGAAGGCCTACCAGATGGCGCACAAGTCAAGCTCAGTATCGTCGACTAG
- a CDS encoding DUF6429 family protein codes for MNYDQACIEDAVLALLATFSFDGGRAWKGFDFDVMDRLHAQGLISDPKGKSKSVYLSPEGLERGRKNAGRLFGGVHTGAA; via the coding sequence ATGAACTATGATCAAGCTTGCATCGAGGACGCGGTCCTTGCTCTCCTAGCCACTTTCAGCTTCGATGGTGGCCGGGCGTGGAAGGGCTTTGACTTTGACGTAATGGATCGCCTGCACGCACAAGGACTGATTAGTGACCCGAAAGGCAAGTCCAAGTCGGTCTATCTCTCGCCAGAAGGTCTTGAGCGAGGCCGCAAGAACGCGGGGCGTCTATTCGGAGGTGTGCATACAGGCGCCGCCTGA
- the lolD gene encoding lipoprotein-releasing ABC transporter ATP-binding protein LolD gives MSEPNRMNDAIRSAVIHAEALGKTYAEGKLRTPVFDGLELNVQPGETVAIVGASGAGKSTLLHLLGGLDTPTSGEVYVAGQKMSSLSDAARGQLRNRALGFVYQFHHLLPEFTALENVMMPVMLGGAATDDAGSKARSLLDAVGLGHRLAHKPGELSGGERQRAAVARALVNQPACVLGDEPTGNLDEKTAATVFDLMLELNRAQKTSLVLVTHDRRLARRLDRVLELHEGKLRELAQDAV, from the coding sequence ATGAGTGAACCGAATCGCATGAACGACGCCATCCGTTCCGCCGTCATCCACGCCGAGGCGCTCGGCAAGACCTACGCGGAAGGCAAGCTGCGCACGCCCGTGTTCGATGGGCTGGAGCTCAATGTGCAGCCCGGCGAAACCGTGGCGATCGTCGGGGCGTCCGGTGCCGGCAAGAGCACGTTGCTGCATCTGCTCGGTGGACTGGATACGCCGACCTCGGGCGAGGTGTACGTGGCCGGGCAGAAGATGTCTTCATTGTCGGATGCCGCGCGTGGCCAGTTGCGCAACAGGGCGCTTGGCTTCGTCTACCAGTTCCACCATCTGTTGCCTGAATTCACCGCGCTGGAGAACGTCATGATGCCGGTGATGCTGGGCGGTGCCGCCACGGATGATGCGGGCAGCAAGGCCAGGTCGCTGCTCGACGCGGTGGGGCTTGGCCATCGTCTGGCGCACAAGCCGGGTGAACTGTCAGGCGGCGAGCGCCAGCGTGCCGCGGTGGCGCGCGCACTGGTGAATCAACCTGCCTGCGTGCTGGGCGACGAGCCCACCGGCAACCTGGACGAGAAGACGGCTGCGACGGTGTTCGATCTGATGCTTGAGCTCAATCGTGCGCAGAAGACAAGCCTGGTGCTGGTGACCCACGATCGCCGGCTGGCGCGCCGACTGGACCGTGTGCTCGAACTGCATGAGGGCAAACTGCGCGAACTGGCGCAAGATGCGGTCTGA
- a CDS encoding lipoprotein-releasing ABC transporter permease subunit has protein sequence MFKPIPVAIGLRYLRAKRRNGFISFISLASVLGIALGVMILITTLSVMSGFQREIRDRLLQATAHATVMGAGEAMQDWPHATKVAMDDPRVAGAAPFIHVQAMLTGNADPQGALVTGILPGEEPKVSVIGDKMKAGSLDSLKPGEFHILLGQELAAWLRVGVGDSVVVTAGDFQGTPMGAMPKIKRFTVSGIFSVGHNDVDRNLALVHMSDLQRVLRMGEGVTGVRMKLHDMYQSWEVARDLALRLQGPYRISDWTSENANLYHSLKMEKTVMGILLSFIILMGAFSLVNSQVMLVTDKQADIAILRTLGLTPRGVMQVFMVQGVLIGVMGTVLGVVGGILLTINLEYILAAIEAVFKVTLLPPDVYYITGLPYELDAGEVVLIAAVALTMSFLATLYPAWRAARTQPAEALRYE, from the coding sequence ATGTTCAAACCCATTCCTGTCGCCATCGGCCTGCGCTATCTCCGCGCCAAGCGCCGCAACGGTTTCATCTCCTTCATTTCGCTCGCTTCGGTCCTGGGGATCGCGCTGGGCGTGATGATCCTGATCACCACGCTGTCGGTGATGAGCGGATTCCAGCGCGAGATCCGCGACCGCCTGTTGCAGGCCACCGCGCATGCCACCGTGATGGGCGCGGGCGAGGCGATGCAGGACTGGCCGCACGCGACCAAGGTCGCCATGGACGATCCGCGCGTGGCCGGTGCCGCGCCCTTCATCCATGTGCAGGCCATGCTGACCGGGAATGCCGATCCGCAGGGCGCGCTGGTCACCGGCATCCTGCCGGGTGAGGAGCCCAAGGTCTCCGTCATCGGCGACAAGATGAAGGCGGGCTCGCTGGATTCGCTGAAGCCCGGCGAATTCCACATCCTGCTCGGACAGGAACTGGCGGCCTGGTTGCGTGTCGGCGTCGGCGACAGCGTGGTGGTCACTGCGGGCGATTTCCAGGGCACCCCGATGGGGGCGATGCCCAAGATCAAGCGATTCACTGTTTCCGGCATATTCTCCGTGGGCCACAACGACGTCGACCGCAACCTGGCGCTGGTCCATATGAGCGATCTGCAGCGCGTGTTGCGGATGGGCGAGGGCGTCACCGGCGTACGCATGAAGCTGCACGACATGTACCAGTCCTGGGAGGTCGCGCGCGATCTGGCGTTGCGTCTGCAGGGACCGTACCGGATCAGCGACTGGACCAGCGAGAACGCCAATCTCTACCACTCGCTGAAGATGGAAAAGACGGTGATGGGCATCCTGCTGTCCTTCATCATCCTGATGGGCGCGTTCTCGCTGGTGAACTCGCAGGTCATGCTGGTGACCGACAAGCAGGCCGACATCGCCATCCTGCGCACGCTCGGCCTCACGCCGCGCGGCGTCATGCAGGTGTTCATGGTGCAGGGTGTCCTGATCGGCGTGATGGGCACGGTACTGGGCGTGGTCGGCGGCATCCTGCTGACGATCAATCTGGAATACATCCTTGCCGCCATCGAAGCGGTGTTCAAGGTGACGTTGCTTCCACCGGATGTGTACTACATCACTGGGCTTCCGTATGAACTCGACGCGGGCGAGGTGGTGCTGATCGCCGCCGTCGCGCTCACCATGAGCTTCCTGGCCACGCTGTATCCCGCATGGCGCGCCGCCCGCACGCAGCCGGCGGAGGCGCTTCGCTATGAGTGA
- a CDS encoding succinate dehydrogenase assembly factor 2 has translation MTDDPELKRIRWRCRRGMRELDQLFDRYLARCWATESEPQRVVFLRLLDCEDDKLWRWFMGYEQCPDAELAALVERIRQLPA, from the coding sequence ATGACCGACGATCCCGAGCTGAAGCGTATCCGCTGGCGTTGCCGCCGCGGCATGCGCGAACTGGACCAGCTGTTCGACCGCTATCTGGCGCGCTGCTGGGCGACCGAATCCGAGCCGCAGCGGGTGGTTTTCCTACGCCTGCTCGATTGCGAGGACGATAAGCTCTGGCGCTGGTTCATGGGCTATGAGCAGTGTCCCGATGCCGAACTCGCCGCGCTGGTCGAACGGATCCGTCAACTGCCGGCTTGA
- a CDS encoding MAPEG family protein: MGAAPATAILWPAVAMAGLTCLVWVRLYQLRLGEMARKRIDAQDLASAADSARLLVDTRASDNFRNLFELPVLFYAGVLLAAQLGVTDTASLVLAWSFVGLRAVHSVVHCTFNHVMTRFVAYALATLVLFALWARLALVLVAA; this comes from the coding sequence ATGGGCGCCGCACCTGCCACGGCGATCCTCTGGCCTGCGGTGGCGATGGCCGGCCTGACCTGCCTGGTGTGGGTCAGGCTGTACCAGCTGCGCCTCGGCGAGATGGCGCGCAAGCGCATCGATGCGCAGGATCTGGCCAGTGCTGCCGATTCGGCGCGCCTGCTGGTCGATACGCGTGCGTCGGACAACTTCCGCAACCTGTTCGAGTTGCCGGTGCTGTTCTACGCCGGCGTGCTGCTGGCCGCACAGCTCGGCGTGACGGATACCGCGTCGCTCGTGCTGGCGTGGTCCTTCGTCGGCTTGCGTGCCGTGCACAGCGTGGTCCACTGCACGTTCAACCATGTCATGACGCGCTTCGTGGCCTATGCGCTGGCGACGCTGGTGCTGTTCGCGCTCTGGGCGCGGCTGGCCCTGGTCCTGGTCGCCGCATGA
- a CDS encoding succinate dehydrogenase iron-sulfur subunit: MAEFSLPKNSRVTKGKHFPAKGAKHVRTFKVYRWNPDDGANPRTDTYEIDLDKCGPMVLDALIKIKNEIDPTLTFRRSCREGICGSCAMNIDGTNTLACTKAIGDCTKAEVPIYPLPHMDVVKDLVPDLTHFYAQYASIKPWIRTQTPAPPDRERLQSPEDRKKLDGLYECILCACCSTSCPSYWWNGERYLGPAILLQAYRWIIDSRDEDTGARLDDLEDPFKLYRCHTIMNCARTCPKGLNPALAIAEIKKLMMARRA; this comes from the coding sequence ATGGCTGAATTTTCCCTCCCGAAGAACTCGCGCGTCACCAAGGGCAAGCACTTCCCCGCGAAGGGCGCCAAGCACGTGCGTACCTTCAAGGTGTACCGCTGGAACCCGGACGACGGCGCCAACCCGCGCACCGATACCTACGAGATCGATCTCGACAAGTGCGGCCCGATGGTCCTGGACGCGCTGATCAAGATCAAGAACGAGATCGATCCCACACTGACGTTCCGCCGCTCCTGCCGCGAGGGCATCTGCGGTTCGTGCGCGATGAACATCGACGGCACCAACACGCTGGCGTGCACCAAGGCGATTGGCGACTGCACCAAGGCGGAAGTGCCGATCTATCCGCTGCCGCACATGGACGTGGTGAAGGACCTGGTTCCCGACCTGACCCATTTCTACGCGCAGTACGCCTCGATCAAGCCCTGGATCCGCACGCAGACGCCGGCCCCGCCGGATCGCGAGCGCCTGCAGTCGCCGGAAGACCGCAAGAAGCTCGACGGCCTGTACGAGTGCATCCTGTGCGCCTGCTGCTCGACCAGCTGCCCGAGCTACTGGTGGAACGGCGAGCGTTACCTCGGCCCGGCGATCCTGTTGCAGGCCTACCGCTGGATCATCGACTCGCGCGATGAGGACACCGGTGCGCGCCTGGACGATCTGGAAGATCCGTTCAAGCTCTATCGCTGCCACACGATCATGAACTGCGCGCGGACCTGTCCGAAGGGCTTGAACCCGGCGCTGGCGATCGCCGAGATCAAGAAGCTGATGATGGCGCGTCGCGCCTGA
- the sdhA gene encoding succinate dehydrogenase flavoprotein subunit → MSAYKITEHKYDMVVVGAGGAGLRATFGLAAKGLQTVCLTKVFPTRSHTVAAQGGISAALGNMGEDDWRYHFYDTIKGSDWLGDQDAIEYMCREAIPAIIELEHYGVPFSRTEDGKIYQRPFGGMTTKFGEGPPAQRTCAAADRTGHAMLHTLYQQSLAHDARFMVEYFALDLIFDEEGACRGVLALDMATGTLHLFRSHGVVLATGGYGRAYFSATSAHTCTGDGGGMVMRAGLPMQDMEFVQFHPTGIYGAGCLITEGVRGEGGILRNSNGERFMERYAPHYKDLASRDVVSRSMTIEIREGRGVGEHKDHILLDLTHLGPEVINEKLPGIAESAHIFAGVDVTRQPIPVIPTVHYNMGGIPTNYHGEVVRKVGDNPDAVVPGLYAIGEAACVSVHGANRLGSNSLLDLVVFGRAVANRCAETIKSGSSHKPLAGDACDKALAHLDKLRNANGDTPTSVIRDNMQRTMQADAAVFRTSKTLKEGCDKMADIFSSFQDVKVSDRSLVWNSDLIETYELHNLLLNAVATINSAEQRHESRGAHAHEDFPERDDVNWQKHTLVNVADDGTCSFDSRPVHMYTLSKDVDVVPPKPRVY, encoded by the coding sequence ATGTCCGCTTACAAGATCACCGAACACAAGTACGACATGGTCGTGGTGGGCGCCGGCGGCGCCGGCCTGCGCGCGACCTTCGGCCTGGCCGCCAAGGGCCTGCAGACCGTCTGCCTGACCAAGGTCTTCCCGACGCGCTCGCACACCGTGGCGGCGCAGGGCGGCATTTCCGCCGCGCTGGGCAACATGGGCGAGGACGACTGGCGCTACCACTTCTACGACACCATCAAGGGCTCGGACTGGCTGGGCGACCAGGACGCCATCGAGTACATGTGCCGCGAGGCCATCCCGGCCATCATCGAGCTGGAGCACTACGGCGTGCCGTTCTCCCGCACCGAGGATGGCAAGATCTACCAGCGTCCGTTCGGCGGCATGACCACCAAGTTCGGCGAAGGCCCGCCGGCGCAGCGCACCTGCGCCGCCGCCGACCGCACCGGCCACGCCATGCTGCATACGCTGTACCAGCAGTCGCTGGCGCACGACGCGCGCTTCATGGTCGAGTACTTCGCGCTGGACCTGATCTTCGACGAAGAAGGCGCCTGCCGAGGCGTGCTGGCCCTGGACATGGCCACCGGCACGCTGCACCTGTTCCGTTCGCATGGCGTGGTGCTGGCGACCGGCGGCTACGGCCGCGCCTACTTCTCGGCCACGTCGGCGCACACCTGCACCGGCGACGGCGGTGGCATGGTGATGCGTGCCGGCCTGCCGATGCAGGACATGGAGTTCGTGCAGTTCCATCCCACCGGCATCTACGGTGCGGGCTGCCTGATCACCGAGGGCGTGCGCGGCGAAGGCGGCATCCTGCGCAACAGCAACGGTGAGCGCTTCATGGAGCGCTATGCGCCGCACTACAAGGACCTGGCCTCGCGCGACGTGGTCAGCCGCTCGATGACCATCGAGATCCGCGAAGGCCGCGGCGTGGGCGAACACAAGGACCACATCCTGCTCGACCTGACCCATCTGGGCCCGGAAGTCATCAACGAGAAGCTGCCCGGCATCGCCGAAAGCGCCCACATCTTCGCCGGCGTGGACGTGACCAGGCAGCCGATCCCGGTCATCCCCACCGTGCACTACAACATGGGCGGCATCCCGACCAACTACCACGGCGAAGTGGTGCGCAAGGTCGGCGACAACCCGGATGCCGTGGTGCCGGGTCTGTATGCCATCGGTGAAGCGGCCTGCGTGTCGGTGCATGGCGCCAACCGCCTGGGCTCGAATTCGCTGCTGGACCTGGTGGTGTTCGGCCGCGCGGTCGCCAACCGCTGCGCCGAGACCATCAAGAGCGGTTCGTCGCACAAGCCGCTGGCCGGCGACGCCTGCGACAAGGCGCTGGCGCACCTGGACAAGCTGCGCAATGCCAATGGCGACACGCCGACGTCGGTGATCCGCGACAACATGCAGCGCACGATGCAGGCCGATGCCGCGGTCTTCCGCACCAGCAAGACGCTGAAGGAAGGCTGCGACAAGATGGCCGACATCTTCTCCAGCTTCCAGGACGTCAAGGTCAGCGACCGCTCGCTGGTCTGGAACTCGGACCTGATCGAGACCTACGAGCTGCACAACCTGCTGCTCAACGCCGTCGCCACGATCAATTCGGCCGAACAGCGCCACGAGAGCCGCGGCGCGCACGCGCACGAGGACTTCCCGGAGCGCGACGACGTCAACTGGCAGAAGCACACGCTGGTCAACGTCGCCGACGACGGCACGTGCAGCTTCGATTCCCGCCCCGTGCACATGTACACGCTCAGCAAGGACGTGGATGTGGTGCCGCCCAAGCCGCGCGTTTACTGA
- the sdhD gene encoding succinate dehydrogenase, hydrophobic membrane anchor protein, whose translation MSDFRTPIKNARGLGSAKTGTEHFVHQRLTATALVALTIWFLVFVLSLSGADYVAATAAIAKPWNAMLLVGFLVAMFWHAQLGLQVVLEDYVHNSLLALAVQTTVKFIAVLGAIVSVFAVARIALGN comes from the coding sequence ATGAGCGATTTCCGTACCCCCATCAAGAACGCGCGCGGCCTCGGCTCGGCGAAGACCGGTACCGAACATTTCGTCCACCAGCGCCTGACCGCCACCGCGCTGGTCGCGCTGACGATCTGGTTCCTGGTGTTCGTGCTGAGCCTGTCCGGCGCCGACTACGTCGCCGCCACGGCCGCCATCGCCAAGCCGTGGAATGCGATGCTGCTGGTCGGCTTCCTGGTCGCCATGTTCTGGCACGCCCAACTCGGCCTGCAGGTCGTGCTGGAAGACTACGTGCACAACTCGCTGCTCGCCCTCGCGGTGCAGACCACCGTCAAATTCATCGCCGTGCTGGGCGCCATCGTGAGCGTCTTCGCCGTGGCCCGCATCGCGCTGGGGAACTGA
- the sdhC gene encoding succinate dehydrogenase, cytochrome b556 subunit, producing the protein MATPQRPLSPHLQVYRWQIQMVTSILHRATGIVLAAGALLITAGLVALMIGPDAWNCFTGHAGAWYGQVFLFGWTWAFAYHLCNGIRHIVQDFAIGYRIATFVRSSWLSVIASLVITGLVWGYVLLGGGA; encoded by the coding sequence ATGGCGACTCCACAACGTCCGCTTTCCCCCCATCTGCAGGTCTACCGTTGGCAGATCCAGATGGTGACCTCCATCCTGCATCGTGCCACCGGCATCGTCCTCGCCGCAGGCGCCTTGCTGATCACGGCGGGCCTCGTCGCGCTGATGATCGGCCCGGATGCCTGGAACTGCTTCACCGGACATGCGGGCGCCTGGTACGGCCAGGTGTTCCTGTTCGGCTGGACCTGGGCCTTCGCCTACCACCTGTGCAACGGCATCCGCCACATCGTGCAGGACTTCGCCATCGGCTACCGCATCGCCACGTTCGTGCGCAGCAGCTGGCTGTCGGTGATCGCCAGCCTGGTCATCACCGGCCTGGTGTGGGGCTACGTGCTGCTGGGAGGTGGCGCATGA
- a CDS encoding DUF1674 domain-containing protein — translation MIGQTPPTPDPDPGTQPSDTSTPTPGEGAAGTAVQKEIGGRDGPEPTRYGDWEKNGRCIDF, via the coding sequence ATGATAGGTCAAACTCCCCCGACTCCCGACCCCGATCCCGGAACACAGCCGTCCGATACCTCAACGCCGACACCCGGCGAAGGGGCAGCAGGCACGGCCGTGCAGAAGGAGATCGGTGGCCGCGACGGGCCCGAGCCCACGCGTTACGGGGATTGGGAAAAGAACGGACGCTGCATCGATTTCTGA
- a CDS encoding folate-binding protein, whose amino-acid sequence MAYNLSPTTTPIFSLPDHALVTLEGPDAVAFAHAQFANDVAALAPGHWQWNAWLTPKGRVIAVFSLARLSGDRLWLVLPDHPAGPFAEALRRFVFRRKLKIDVPDDIAVNGAFAAPIRAQGAVLDEAEGAIELDAGGDGGPRMWRIGPPAAEDPALQAAWQVADLRHGLPRLPDSQREQWTPQQLALDRLSAYSVKKGCYPGQEIVARTHFLGKAKRSLQCFSAGGTVAVSTPVREDDRDVGEVACVSTEGEGSVLLAVMPLEHAGTGLVADGHPLTRQPLLDGLRR is encoded by the coding sequence TTGGCTTACAACCTTTCCCCTACCACTACGCCGATTTTCAGCCTGCCCGACCATGCGCTGGTGACGCTGGAAGGCCCGGACGCCGTGGCTTTCGCCCACGCCCAGTTCGCCAACGATGTCGCCGCGCTGGCGCCGGGACATTGGCAATGGAATGCATGGTTGACGCCCAAAGGGCGCGTGATCGCGGTGTTCTCGTTGGCCAGACTGTCCGGAGATCGCCTGTGGCTGGTGCTGCCCGATCATCCCGCCGGCCCCTTCGCCGAGGCGCTGCGCCGGTTCGTGTTTAGACGAAAGTTGAAGATCGATGTCCCGGACGACATCGCGGTCAACGGCGCCTTCGCCGCGCCGATCCGTGCCCAGGGTGCAGTGCTGGACGAAGCCGAAGGCGCGATCGAACTCGATGCCGGTGGCGACGGCGGTCCACGCATGTGGCGCATCGGTCCTCCCGCCGCGGAGGATCCGGCGTTGCAGGCTGCCTGGCAGGTCGCCGACCTGCGCCATGGCCTGCCCCGCCTGCCCGACTCGCAGCGCGAGCAATGGACGCCGCAACAGCTCGCGCTCGATCGCCTGTCCGCGTACAGCGTCAAGAAGGGCTGCTATCCCGGCCAGGAAATCGTGGCGCGCACGCATTTCCTCGGCAAGGCCAAGCGCTCGCTGCAGTGCTTCAGTGCCGGCGGCACGGTCGCGGTGAGTACGCCCGTGCGCGAAGACGATCGCGATGTCGGCGAAGTCGCCTGCGTGTCGACGGAGGGCGAAGGCAGCGTACTGCTGGCGGTGATGCCGCTGGAGCATGCAGGCACTGGCCTTGTCGCCGACGGCCATCCGCTCACCCGGCAACCGCTGCTGGACGGCCTGCGCCGCTGA
- the ubiM gene encoding 5-demethoxyubiquinol-8 5-hydroxylase UbiM: MHHDVIIIGAGPAGLCLAKALCDLDLKVALVERQPRAAIAEPAFDGREIALTHASMRQLRDLGIWQHLPEGACSSLRAARVMEGNCLHDMRIDAGLADKQELGVLVPNHCIREAAWKAVCDLPGVDVFDSARIHAVRTTDDHACVTLGDGLRLEAPLLVAADSRFSETRRAMGIGADQYDFGKSMLVCRMHHEQPHRGVAWEWFGHGQTLAMLPLQEHQSSIVVTLPDSAAKRLAGLDVDTFAREMEQRYGHRLGHMRLESSRHVYPLVGVYARRFIGRRFALVGDAAVGMHPVTAHGFNLGLASVERLAGMAREALRCGGDLGCAEGLARYERRHRRGSRPLYLATRAIVELYTNDRAPARIVRETVLRAGRRFTPFRRVLARTLADERPLDRHPLQRLRDGFALLRPG, from the coding sequence ATGCATCATGACGTCATCATCATCGGCGCCGGCCCGGCCGGCCTGTGCCTGGCCAAGGCCCTGTGCGACCTCGATCTGAAGGTGGCACTGGTGGAACGCCAGCCACGCGCCGCCATCGCCGAACCCGCCTTCGATGGCCGCGAGATCGCCCTGACGCATGCATCGATGCGGCAGCTGCGCGATCTCGGCATCTGGCAGCACCTGCCGGAGGGTGCCTGCTCGTCACTGCGCGCGGCGCGCGTCATGGAAGGCAACTGCCTGCACGACATGCGCATCGATGCCGGCCTGGCCGACAAGCAGGAACTGGGCGTGCTGGTGCCCAATCACTGCATCCGCGAGGCGGCCTGGAAGGCGGTCTGCGACCTGCCCGGCGTAGACGTGTTCGACAGCGCGCGGATCCATGCCGTCCGCACGACCGACGACCATGCCTGCGTCACGCTGGGGGACGGCCTGCGACTGGAAGCGCCGCTGCTGGTCGCCGCCGACAGCCGCTTCTCCGAAACGCGCCGCGCGATGGGGATCGGCGCGGACCAGTACGATTTCGGCAAGAGCATGCTGGTGTGCCGGATGCATCATGAGCAGCCGCACCGGGGCGTGGCCTGGGAATGGTTCGGTCACGGCCAGACACTGGCGATGCTGCCGCTGCAGGAACACCAGTCCTCCATCGTCGTCACCCTTCCCGACAGCGCGGCGAAGCGGCTGGCGGGACTGGACGTGGACACCTTCGCCCGCGAGATGGAACAGCGCTACGGGCATCGCCTCGGCCACATGCGGCTGGAGAGCAGCCGCCACGTGTACCCGCTGGTGGGCGTGTACGCGCGCCGCTTCATCGGCCGCCGCTTTGCACTGGTGGGCGATGCGGCAGTGGGCATGCACCCGGTGACGGCGCACGGCTTCAACCTGGGACTCGCCAGCGTGGAACGGTTGGCCGGCATGGCGCGCGAAGCGCTGCGTTGCGGCGGCGACCTCGGCTGCGCAGAAGGTCTGGCGCGCTACGAGCGCCGTCACCGTCGTGGATCGCGGCCGCTGTACCTGGCCACGCGCGCGATCGTGGAGCTGTACACGAACGACCGCGCACCCGCCCGCATCGTGCGCGAAACCGTACTGCGTGCCGGCCGCCGGTTCACTCCGTTCCGGCGCGTGCTGGCGCGCACGCTGGCCGACGAACGACCGCTGGACCGGCACCCGCTGCAACGCCTGCGCGATGGCTTCGCGCTGCTGCGTCCCGGCTGA
- a CDS encoding NADPH-dependent FMN reductase, which translates to MSTRRIGVIIGSLRTGSFNRQLAGAVRALAGDRFVFEEIGIADLPLYDQDDDADFPAAGARFKRQVEACDALLFVTPEYNRSIPGVLKNAIDIGSRPGGSNSFAGKYAAVIGTSPGAHGTVSAQQHLRNVLAAVDVALLPQPEIAIQYREGQVDADGAINDERLRKRLQLFLDRFEAWLT; encoded by the coding sequence ATGTCAACGCGTCGCATCGGCGTCATCATCGGCAGCCTGCGCACCGGCTCCTTCAACCGCCAGCTGGCCGGCGCCGTGCGTGCGCTGGCGGGCGACCGTTTCGTGTTTGAAGAGATCGGCATCGCCGACCTGCCACTGTACGACCAGGACGACGATGCGGACTTCCCCGCGGCCGGTGCGCGCTTCAAGCGGCAGGTGGAAGCCTGTGACGCCTTGCTGTTCGTCACCCCGGAGTACAACCGTTCCATCCCGGGCGTGCTGAAGAACGCCATCGACATCGGATCGCGGCCCGGTGGCAGCAATTCGTTCGCGGGTAAGTACGCTGCCGTGATCGGCACGTCGCCCGGCGCGCACGGCACGGTGTCGGCGCAGCAGCACCTGCGCAACGTGCTGGCGGCGGTGGATGTCGCGCTGCTGCCGCAACCCGAGATCGCCATCCAGTACCGCGAAGGCCAGGTCGACGCGGACGGCGCCATCAACGACGAGCGCCTGCGCAAGCGGCTGCAACTGTTCCTCGACCGCTTCGAAGCCTGGCTGACCTGA